One segment of Micromonospora parathelypteridis DNA contains the following:
- a CDS encoding ATP-dependent Clp protease ATP-binding subunit, which yields MFERFTDRARRVVVLAQEEARMLNHNYIGTEHILLGLIHEGEGVAAKALESLGISLEGVRQQVEEIIGQGQQAPSGHIPFTPRAKKVLELSLREALQLGHNYIGTEHILLGLIREGEGVAAQVLVKLGADLNRVRQQVIQLLSGYQGKEPAAAGAAPGEAAPSTSLVLDQFGRNLTQAAREGKLDPVIGREKEIERVMQVLSRRTKNNPVLIGEPGVGKTAVVEGLSQKIIKGEVPETLKDKQLYTLDLGALVAGSRYRGDFEERLKKVLKEIRTRGDIILFIDEIHTLVGAGAAEGAIDAASILKPMLARGELQTIGATTLDEYRKHLEKDAALERRFQPIQVGEPSLAHTIEILKGLRDRYEAHHRVSITDAALVAAATLADRYISDRFLPDKAIDLIDEAGARMRIRRMTAPPDLRDFDERIAQVRRDKESAIDAQDFERAAQLRDKEKQLLGQKAQREKEWKAGDLDVVSEVDDEQIAEVLGNWTGIPVYKLTEEETSRLLRMEDELHKRVIGQEDAVKAVSKAIRRTRAGLKDPKRPSGSFIFAGPSGVGKTELSKALAEFLFGSEDALIQLDMSEFHDRYTVSRLVGAPPGYVGYDEGGQLTEKVRRRPFSVVLFDEIEKAHPDVFNTLLQILEDGRLTDGQGRIVDFKNTVIILTTNLGTRDVAKAVSLGFQQSEDSESNYDRMKQKVNDELKQHFRPEFLNRIDDTIVFHQLRQNEILSIVDIMIQRIEGQLRNKDMGLELTDNAKKYLAAKGFDPVLGARPLRRTIQRDIEDNLSERILFNELTPGQIVVVDCEGDPNDIDKSKLVFRGAEKPVEVPDAVPADLGGTAAGTAVAGADE from the coding sequence ATGTTCGAGCGGTTCACCGACCGAGCGCGACGGGTTGTCGTCCTGGCCCAAGAAGAGGCCCGGATGCTCAACCACAACTACATCGGTACGGAACACATCCTGCTGGGCCTGATCCACGAAGGTGAAGGCGTCGCGGCAAAGGCCCTGGAGAGCCTCGGCATCTCCCTTGAGGGCGTCCGCCAGCAGGTCGAGGAGATCATCGGCCAGGGCCAGCAGGCGCCGAGCGGGCACATCCCGTTCACGCCGCGGGCCAAGAAGGTGCTGGAGCTGTCGCTGCGCGAGGCGCTGCAGCTCGGCCACAACTACATCGGCACCGAGCACATCCTGCTCGGGCTGATCCGTGAGGGCGAGGGCGTCGCCGCCCAGGTGCTGGTGAAGCTCGGCGCCGACCTCAACCGGGTCCGCCAGCAGGTGATCCAGCTGCTCTCCGGCTACCAGGGCAAGGAGCCTGCCGCGGCGGGCGCCGCGCCGGGTGAGGCCGCGCCGTCGACCAGCCTCGTGCTGGACCAGTTCGGCCGTAACCTGACTCAGGCCGCCCGCGAGGGCAAGCTCGACCCGGTCATCGGGCGCGAGAAGGAAATCGAGCGGGTCATGCAGGTGCTCTCCCGCCGTACCAAGAACAACCCGGTCCTGATCGGTGAGCCCGGCGTCGGTAAGACCGCCGTGGTGGAGGGGCTGTCCCAGAAGATCATCAAGGGCGAGGTGCCCGAGACTCTCAAGGACAAGCAGCTCTACACGCTCGACCTCGGTGCGCTGGTGGCTGGTTCCCGCTACCGCGGTGACTTCGAGGAGCGCCTCAAGAAGGTGCTCAAGGAGATCCGCACTCGCGGCGACATCATCCTGTTCATCGACGAGATCCACACCCTGGTGGGTGCGGGCGCCGCCGAGGGCGCGATCGACGCGGCGAGCATTCTCAAGCCGATGCTGGCCCGTGGTGAGCTGCAGACCATCGGTGCCACCACCCTCGACGAATACCGCAAGCACCTGGAGAAGGACGCCGCTCTCGAGCGCCGGTTCCAGCCGATCCAGGTGGGTGAGCCGTCGCTGGCGCACACCATCGAGATCCTCAAGGGCCTGCGCGACCGCTACGAGGCGCACCACCGGGTGAGCATCACCGACGCCGCCCTGGTGGCTGCCGCAACTCTGGCCGACAGGTACATCTCCGACCGCTTCCTGCCGGACAAGGCGATCGACCTGATCGACGAGGCCGGTGCCCGGATGCGGATCCGTCGGATGACCGCGCCGCCAGACCTGCGTGACTTCGACGAGCGCATCGCCCAGGTGCGCCGCGACAAGGAGTCCGCGATCGACGCTCAGGACTTCGAGCGCGCCGCCCAGCTGCGGGACAAGGAGAAGCAGCTCCTTGGCCAGAAGGCTCAGCGGGAGAAGGAGTGGAAGGCCGGTGACCTGGACGTCGTCAGCGAGGTCGACGACGAGCAGATCGCCGAGGTGCTCGGCAACTGGACCGGCATCCCGGTCTACAAGCTGACCGAGGAGGAGACCTCGCGCCTGCTGCGCATGGAGGACGAGCTGCACAAGCGCGTCATCGGCCAGGAGGACGCGGTCAAGGCGGTTTCGAAGGCGATCCGGCGTACCCGGGCCGGCCTGAAGGACCCGAAGCGCCCGTCGGGCTCGTTCATCTTCGCCGGCCCGTCCGGTGTCGGTAAGACCGAGCTGTCCAAGGCGCTCGCCGAGTTCCTCTTCGGCAGCGAGGATGCCCTCATCCAGCTGGACATGTCCGAGTTCCACGACCGCTACACGGTCTCCCGGCTCGTTGGTGCCCCTCCCGGCTACGTCGGTTACGACGAGGGCGGACAGCTGACCGAGAAGGTGCGGCGTCGGCCGTTCTCGGTGGTCCTCTTCGACGAGATCGAGAAGGCCCACCCGGACGTGTTCAACACGCTCCTGCAGATCCTCGAAGACGGTCGGCTCACCGACGGTCAGGGTCGGATCGTGGACTTCAAGAACACGGTCATCATCCTGACCACCAACCTGGGCACCCGTGACGTCGCCAAGGCGGTGTCGCTGGGCTTCCAGCAGTCGGAGGACTCCGAGTCCAACTACGACCGGATGAAGCAGAAGGTCAACGACGAGCTCAAGCAGCACTTCCGGCCTGAGTTCCTCAACCGGATCGACGACACCATCGTCTTCCACCAGCTGCGCCAGAACGAGATCCTCTCGATCGTGGACATCATGATCCAGCGGATCGAGGGCCAGCTGCGCAACAAGGACATGGGCCTGGAGCTCACCGACAACGCCAAGAAGTACCTGGCCGCGAAGGGCTTCGACCCGGTGCTCGGTGCCCGTCCGCTTCGTCGCACGATCCAGCGCGACATCGAGGACAACCTCTCCGAGCGGATCCTGTTCAACGAGCTGACCCCGGGTCAGATCGTGGTGGTGGACTGCGAGGGCGACCCGAACGACATCGACAAGTCCAAGCTCGTCTTCCGGGGCGCGGAGAAGCCGGTCGAAGTTCCGGACGCCGTGCCGGCCGACCTCGGTGGCACTGCCGCTGGCACTGCCGTCGCGGGTGCGGACGAGTAG
- a CDS encoding histone-like nucleoid-structuring protein Lsr2, with the protein MAKQIIHKLVDDLDGGDADETVKFALDGVQYEIDLSSANAAKLRDAFASYVGAGTKVGRGGVVIGGRAARGRGGATADREQNKAIREWAKKAGKDISDRGRIPQEIVDEYHAKR; encoded by the coding sequence GTGGCCAAGCAGATCATTCACAAGCTGGTCGATGACCTGGACGGCGGGGACGCTGACGAGACCGTCAAGTTCGCCCTCGACGGCGTTCAGTATGAGATCGACCTGTCGAGTGCCAACGCCGCTAAATTGCGCGACGCTTTCGCCTCGTACGTGGGTGCCGGCACGAAGGTCGGCCGGGGCGGCGTGGTGATCGGTGGGCGGGCTGCCCGCGGTCGGGGTGGCGCGACCGCCGATCGGGAACAGAACAAGGCGATCCGGGAGTGGGCCAAGAAGGCCGGCAAGGACATCTCGGACCGGGGTCGTATCCCGCAGGAGATCGTCGACGAGTACCACGCGAAGCGCTGA
- the lysS gene encoding lysine--tRNA ligase, producing the protein MSEQNAVPVDPADDLPEQMKVRREKRDRMLAEGVEPYPVGFPRTTTLAQVRASYADLPTDTATGDQVAVTGRVIFVRNTGKLCFATLRDGDGTELQAMLSLDRVGPERLEAWKRLVDLGDHVGVTGEVITSRRGELSVLAQQWEMTAKALRPLPVAHKPLSEEARVRQRYVDLIVRPQAREMVRTRAAAVRSLRDSLHGQGFIEVETPMLQLLHGGAAARPFVTHSNALNTDLYLRIAPELFLKRAVVGGVDRVFEINRNFRNEGVDSSHSPEFAMLETYQAYGDYDTMAELTRNLVQQAAIAVSGSMVVTHADGREFDLGGEWRSVTLFGVLSEALGEEVTVRTERSRLVEYADKVGLAVDPKWGPGKLAEELFEELVVPGLEAPTFVRDYPEETSPLTRAHRSEPGLAEKWDLYVLGFELGTAYSELVDPVVQRERLVAQAQLAARGDDEAMRLDEDFLRAMEYGMPPAGGMGMGIDRLLMALTGLGIRETILFPLVRPE; encoded by the coding sequence GTGAGCGAGCAGAACGCCGTGCCAGTGGACCCCGCCGACGACCTTCCCGAGCAGATGAAGGTCCGCCGGGAGAAGCGGGACCGGATGCTCGCCGAGGGCGTGGAGCCCTACCCGGTCGGCTTCCCCCGCACGACCACCCTGGCGCAGGTCCGGGCGAGCTACGCCGACCTGCCGACCGACACCGCGACCGGCGACCAGGTCGCGGTCACCGGCCGGGTGATCTTCGTGCGAAACACGGGCAAGCTCTGCTTCGCGACCTTGCGCGACGGCGACGGCACCGAGTTGCAGGCGATGCTCTCCCTGGACCGGGTCGGGCCGGAGCGGTTGGAGGCCTGGAAGCGCCTTGTCGACCTCGGTGACCATGTCGGCGTCACCGGCGAGGTGATCACCAGCCGCCGGGGTGAGCTGTCGGTGCTGGCTCAGCAGTGGGAGATGACCGCCAAGGCGTTGCGACCGTTGCCGGTGGCGCACAAGCCCCTCTCCGAGGAGGCCCGCGTTCGGCAGCGTTATGTCGACCTGATCGTCCGGCCGCAGGCACGGGAGATGGTCCGTACTCGAGCCGCCGCCGTACGTAGTCTGCGCGATTCATTGCACGGGCAGGGCTTCATCGAGGTGGAAACGCCGATGTTGCAACTGCTGCATGGTGGTGCGGCGGCCCGACCGTTCGTGACCCACAGCAATGCGTTGAACACCGATCTGTATCTGCGAATCGCTCCGGAACTGTTTCTCAAGCGCGCCGTGGTCGGCGGTGTCGACCGCGTCTTCGAGATCAACCGGAACTTCCGTAATGAGGGTGTCGACTCTTCGCACTCGCCGGAGTTCGCGATGCTGGAGACGTACCAGGCGTACGGCGACTACGACACGATGGCCGAGTTGACCCGCAATCTCGTGCAACAGGCCGCGATCGCGGTCAGCGGCTCGATGGTGGTGACCCACGCCGACGGGCGGGAGTTCGACCTGGGCGGCGAGTGGCGGTCCGTGACGCTGTTCGGCGTGCTTTCCGAAGCACTCGGCGAGGAGGTCACGGTCCGCACCGAGCGATCCCGCCTGGTGGAGTACGCGGACAAGGTCGGATTGGCCGTGGACCCGAAGTGGGGCCCGGGCAAGCTGGCCGAGGAACTGTTCGAGGAACTGGTCGTCCCCGGCCTGGAAGCACCCACCTTCGTGCGGGACTACCCGGAGGAGACCAGCCCGCTCACCCGGGCCCACCGCAGTGAGCCGGGGCTGGCCGAGAAGTGGGACCTCTACGTGCTCGGCTTCGAGCTGGGCACCGCGTACTCCGAGCTGGTCGACCCGGTTGTGCAGCGCGAGCGGCTGGTGGCCCAGGCGCAGCTGGCGGCCCGTGGCGACGACGAGGCGATGCGTCTCGACGAGGACTTTCTCCGGGCGATGGAGTACGGAATGCCGCCGGCCGGCGGTATGGGAATGGGAATCGACCGGCTCTTGATGGCCCTGACCGGGCTCGGAATTCGGGAAACGATCCTCTTCCCGTTGGTCCGCCCGGAGTAG
- a CDS encoding class I SAM-dependent methyltransferase, translating into MVDHTQALSFGAAASDYDRFRPSYPEEAVRWALDGLDDDAQVVDLAAGTGILTRVVRSLGHPVTPVEPDPGMRAQLDITTPGLTARAGSAESMPLPDGSADAVLVGQAYHWFDKEPAHAEIARVLRSGGTFAPIWNIRDEQAASWMVELSRIADLRDNAPDLRRQVAGFGPAFGPVQVARFAHRTLLTPDELLGMLHTRSYWLTASSQEQAEVDRNVLDLLARHPDLVGREIIEMPYRTMVFRARRR; encoded by the coding sequence ATGGTCGATCACACTCAGGCCCTCTCCTTCGGCGCTGCGGCGAGCGATTACGACCGGTTTCGTCCCAGCTATCCCGAAGAGGCGGTCCGCTGGGCGCTTGACGGGTTGGACGACGACGCCCAGGTGGTCGACCTCGCCGCCGGCACCGGGATCCTGACCCGGGTCGTACGGTCCCTCGGGCACCCGGTGACGCCGGTGGAGCCCGACCCCGGCATGCGCGCCCAACTGGACATCACCACCCCGGGTCTCACAGCCCGGGCCGGCAGCGCCGAGTCGATGCCGTTGCCGGACGGCAGCGCCGACGCGGTGCTGGTCGGCCAGGCCTACCACTGGTTCGACAAGGAACCCGCGCACGCCGAGATCGCCCGGGTGCTTCGGTCCGGCGGGACGTTTGCCCCGATCTGGAACATCCGCGACGAGCAGGCGGCCAGTTGGATGGTGGAGCTGAGCCGGATCGCCGACCTCCGGGACAACGCACCCGATCTACGCAGGCAGGTCGCCGGCTTCGGGCCGGCCTTCGGGCCGGTGCAGGTGGCCCGGTTCGCGCACCGGACGCTGCTCACCCCGGACGAACTGCTCGGGATGCTGCACACCCGCTCCTACTGGCTGACCGCCAGCAGCCAGGAGCAGGCCGAGGTCGACCGGAACGTACTCGACCTCCTCGCCCGTCACCCGGACCTGGTCGGCCGGGAGATCATCGAGATGCCGTACCGGACCATGGTCTTCCGCGCCCGACGGCGGTGA
- a CDS encoding type III pantothenate kinase, which produces MLLCIDIGNTNTVLATFDGDKLVHSWRIKTDARSTADELGLMFRGLLAGDNVEITGVAACSTVPAALRSLRTMLGRYYADLPSVIVEPGVRTGVQLAIDNPKEVGADRVVNTLAAYTLYGGPSIVVDFGTTTNFDVISGRGEFLGGAFAPGIEISFDALAARAAQLRKVEATKPRSVIGKNTVECLQAGLYFGFAGQVDRIVERMTEELGEVKAVIATGGLASLVINECRTITHHEPMITLIGLRMVYERNL; this is translated from the coding sequence GTGCTGCTCTGCATCGACATCGGAAACACCAACACCGTGCTGGCGACCTTCGACGGCGACAAGCTGGTGCACTCCTGGCGGATCAAGACCGATGCCCGCTCGACGGCGGACGAGTTGGGCCTGATGTTCCGGGGCCTGCTGGCCGGGGACAACGTCGAGATCACCGGCGTGGCCGCCTGCTCCACGGTGCCGGCCGCACTGCGGTCGCTGCGCACCATGCTCGGCCGCTACTACGCCGACCTGCCGAGCGTCATCGTCGAGCCGGGCGTGCGGACCGGGGTGCAGCTGGCGATCGACAACCCGAAGGAGGTGGGTGCCGACCGGGTGGTGAACACGCTGGCCGCGTACACCCTCTACGGCGGGCCGTCGATCGTGGTGGACTTCGGCACCACCACCAACTTCGACGTCATCAGCGGGCGGGGCGAGTTCCTCGGCGGGGCGTTCGCCCCGGGCATCGAGATCTCCTTCGACGCGCTGGCCGCCCGGGCCGCCCAACTGCGCAAGGTCGAGGCCACCAAGCCCCGCTCGGTGATCGGGAAGAACACCGTGGAGTGCCTCCAGGCCGGCCTGTACTTCGGCTTCGCCGGCCAGGTGGACCGCATCGTCGAGCGGATGACCGAGGAGTTGGGTGAGGTGAAGGCGGTGATCGCCACCGGTGGCCTGGCGTCCCTGGTGATCAACGAGTGCCGCACCATCACCCACCACGAGCCGATGATCACGCTGATCGGCCTGCGGATGGTCTACGAACGCAACCTGTGA
- the nadC gene encoding carboxylating nicotinate-nucleotide diphosphorylase codes for MTESTQAALRAAGLDPAQVRQVIETALIEDLGPDFLDVTSVATIPAEQTDTADLVARADGVVAGMAVAAAVFELVGEVTGFGRTVEVSVVARDGERVARGAVLATVTGPTRLLLTAERTALNLLCRMSGVATHTRAWADALAGTKAMVLDTRKTTPGLRALEKYAVRAGGGTNKRMGLYDVAMIKDNHKLAAGGITPAYRRVREAFPEVPVQVEVTTVDEAVEAVEAGADFLLCDNMTPEVLAEAVAAVGDRAELEATGGLTLEVAGRYAATGVDFLSVGALTHSSPILDIALDLRTE; via the coding sequence ATGACGGAGTCGACGCAGGCGGCTTTGCGGGCGGCCGGGCTGGATCCGGCGCAGGTGCGGCAGGTGATCGAGACCGCGCTGATCGAGGATCTGGGCCCGGACTTCCTGGACGTCACGAGCGTGGCCACCATCCCCGCGGAGCAGACCGACACCGCCGATCTGGTGGCCCGCGCGGACGGTGTGGTGGCCGGGATGGCGGTGGCCGCCGCCGTGTTCGAGCTGGTGGGCGAGGTGACGGGCTTCGGTCGTACCGTCGAGGTGTCGGTGGTGGCCCGCGACGGCGAGCGGGTGGCCCGCGGTGCGGTGCTGGCGACGGTGACCGGCCCGACCCGGCTGCTGCTGACGGCCGAGCGGACGGCGCTCAACCTGCTCTGCCGGATGTCCGGGGTGGCCACCCACACCCGCGCCTGGGCGGACGCGTTGGCCGGCACGAAGGCGATGGTGCTGGACACCCGCAAGACGACGCCGGGCCTGCGGGCGTTGGAGAAGTACGCGGTGCGGGCCGGCGGGGGCACCAACAAGCGGATGGGCCTCTACGACGTGGCCATGATCAAGGACAACCACAAGCTGGCGGCCGGGGGCATCACGCCGGCCTACCGGCGGGTCCGGGAGGCGTTCCCGGAGGTGCCGGTGCAGGTCGAGGTGACCACCGTCGACGAGGCGGTGGAGGCGGTGGAGGCCGGGGCGGACTTCCTGCTCTGCGACAACATGACGCCTGAGGTGTTGGCCGAGGCGGTGGCCGCGGTGGGTGACCGGGCGGAGTTGGAGGCGACCGGCGGGCTGACCCTGGAGGTGGCGGGTCGGTACGCGGCCACCGGCGTCGACTTCCTCTCGGTGGGCGCGTTGACCCACTCGTCGCCGATCCTGGACATCGCGTTGGACCTGCGGACCGAGTAG
- a CDS encoding L-aspartate oxidase yields the protein MDLSTVDLPALPALLAAPAPGWVETTDVIVVGSGVAGLTAALHLREAGLHVTVVTKVNIDDGSTRWAQGGIAAVLDPADTPAAHARDTEVAGVGLCDPAAVRVLVEEGPTRLRELMRIGAEFDRHPDGSLMLTREGGHRADRIVHAGGDATGAEVQRALHASVQRDPWIRLVEHALVLDLLRAPGDGPDGLGPACGITLHVLGEGSEDGVGALLARAVVLATGGMGQIFAATTNPAVSTGDGVALAMRAGAAVTDVEFVQFHPTALITPPGAGVPGAGHAQQPLVSEALRGEGAYLVDADGKRFMVGQHELAELAPRDVVAKGIHRVLLATGDDHVFLDARHLGGDFLAGRFPTIVASCLAIGVDPATDLIPVAPAAHYASGGVRTDLRGRTSIPGLYACGEVACTGVHGANRLASNSLLEGLVFSRRIAEDIAAGLPEQVQPADTGAWRGGTGWVLPAEVTPTLQRAMTRGAGVLRSAATLAETAGTLTELGAARGRPRTADWEATNLLTVASTLVAAAYARGETRGCHWREDFPTADERWLGHLVGSVGAQGRIGQHWEGRSS from the coding sequence ATGGACCTCTCCACCGTCGACCTGCCGGCCCTGCCCGCGTTGCTGGCCGCGCCCGCGCCCGGCTGGGTGGAGACCACCGACGTGATCGTGGTGGGTTCCGGGGTGGCCGGGTTGACCGCCGCGCTGCACCTGCGTGAGGCGGGTCTGCATGTCACGGTGGTCACCAAGGTCAACATCGATGATGGTTCGACCCGATGGGCGCAGGGCGGCATCGCCGCGGTGCTCGACCCGGCGGACACCCCGGCGGCGCATGCCCGGGACACCGAGGTCGCCGGGGTGGGGCTCTGCGACCCGGCGGCGGTCCGCGTGCTGGTCGAGGAGGGCCCGACCCGGCTGCGGGAGTTGATGCGCATCGGGGCGGAGTTCGATCGCCACCCGGACGGCTCCTTGATGCTGACCCGTGAGGGCGGGCACCGGGCGGACCGGATCGTGCACGCGGGCGGGGATGCCACGGGCGCGGAGGTGCAGCGGGCCCTGCACGCCTCGGTGCAACGCGACCCGTGGATCCGCCTGGTCGAACACGCGCTGGTGCTCGACCTGCTGCGAGCGCCGGGCGACGGCCCGGACGGGCTCGGACCGGCCTGCGGGATCACCCTGCACGTGCTCGGCGAGGGCAGCGAGGACGGCGTCGGTGCGCTGCTGGCCCGGGCGGTGGTGCTCGCCACCGGCGGGATGGGGCAGATCTTCGCGGCGACCACCAACCCGGCGGTCTCCACCGGCGACGGGGTTGCGCTGGCGATGCGGGCCGGCGCGGCGGTGACCGATGTGGAGTTCGTCCAGTTCCACCCGACCGCCCTGATCACTCCGCCGGGCGCGGGAGTCCCCGGTGCCGGGCACGCGCAGCAGCCGCTGGTCTCCGAGGCGCTGCGCGGTGAGGGCGCGTACCTGGTGGATGCCGACGGCAAGCGGTTCATGGTGGGCCAGCACGAGTTGGCCGAGCTGGCACCCCGGGACGTGGTGGCCAAGGGCATCCACCGGGTGTTGCTGGCCACCGGGGACGACCACGTCTTCCTCGACGCACGCCACCTGGGCGGGGATTTCCTGGCCGGGCGGTTCCCGACCATCGTGGCGTCCTGCCTGGCGATCGGCGTGGACCCGGCGACCGACCTGATCCCGGTGGCGCCGGCCGCCCACTACGCCTCCGGCGGCGTCCGCACCGACCTGCGCGGCCGCACCTCCATCCCGGGCCTGTACGCCTGCGGCGAGGTGGCCTGCACGGGTGTGCACGGCGCGAACCGGCTGGCCAGCAACTCGCTGCTGGAGGGTCTGGTCTTCTCGCGGCGGATCGCCGAGGACATCGCGGCCGGCCTGCCCGAGCAGGTCCAGCCGGCGGACACTGGCGCCTGGCGTGGGGGCACGGGCTGGGTGCTGCCCGCGGAGGTGACGCCGACCCTGCAACGGGCGATGACCCGGGGCGCCGGGGTGCTCCGATCCGCGGCGACGCTGGCCGAGACGGCCGGGACGCTGACCGAGCTGGGCGCTGCCCGGGGCCGGCCGCGGACCGCCGACTGGGAGGCGACAAACCTGCTCACCGTGGCGTCCACGCTGGTCGCTGCCGCGTACGCGCGCGGCGAGACCCGGGGTTGCCACTGGCGGGAGGACTTTCCGACAGCCGACGAGCGGTGGCTGGGCCACCTGGTCGGGTCGGTCGGGGCGCAGGGCCGGATAGGGCAGCACTGGGAGGGGCGTTCTTCATGA
- a CDS encoding septum formation family protein, with the protein MRSATTTLFAAAVTAVLLVGCAGSGDLDGDLTDDWAAMPPPSAFTPAAGVCQAADFIDVVTLASYEPVDCAGPHRVETVHVGAFPIERPSAPAGGSAELRGAFAECDTRATGYVGDDWRAGRLRLSVALPSGPGWAAGSRFFRCDLIELTTVEAGGTVVVRSGSLRDALKGAAGLRLGCQQTRKAAGRAVQTLAPVECAQQHDAEFVGVWRAPDTAYPSRDSDWAPLYTGCRSALARFVGVPDDADLAFRSGVVVRPPGAGRWRVGDRGVRCYLWLSDRTVTVSLKGAGPAGLPVRTK; encoded by the coding sequence ATGCGCAGTGCCACGACGACCCTGTTCGCCGCTGCCGTGACGGCAGTGCTGCTGGTGGGCTGTGCCGGCTCCGGTGACCTGGACGGTGACCTGACCGACGACTGGGCGGCGATGCCGCCACCGTCGGCGTTCACCCCGGCCGCCGGTGTGTGTCAGGCCGCCGATTTCATCGACGTGGTCACCCTGGCCAGCTACGAGCCGGTGGACTGCGCCGGCCCGCACCGGGTGGAGACCGTGCATGTGGGGGCGTTCCCGATCGAGCGGCCGAGTGCCCCGGCGGGTGGCTCGGCGGAGTTGCGGGGCGCGTTCGCCGAGTGCGACACCCGGGCGACCGGCTACGTGGGCGACGACTGGCGGGCCGGCCGGCTACGGCTGTCGGTGGCCTTGCCCTCCGGGCCGGGGTGGGCGGCGGGTTCCCGCTTCTTCCGGTGCGACCTCATCGAGCTGACCACGGTCGAGGCTGGGGGCACGGTGGTGGTTCGCTCGGGCAGTCTGCGGGACGCGTTGAAGGGGGCCGCCGGGCTGCGGCTCGGCTGTCAGCAGACCCGTAAGGCGGCCGGTCGGGCCGTGCAGACGCTGGCCCCGGTGGAGTGCGCACAGCAGCACGACGCCGAGTTCGTCGGGGTGTGGCGTGCACCGGACACGGCGTACCCGAGCCGCGACTCCGACTGGGCTCCGCTCTACACCGGCTGTCGGAGCGCTCTCGCCCGGTTCGTGGGCGTGCCCGACGACGCCGACCTGGCCTTTCGCAGCGGTGTGGTGGTCCGCCCGCCGGGTGCGGGACGCTGGCGGGTCGGTGACCGGGGCGTCCGCTGCTACCTGTGGCTCAGCGACCGTACGGTGACTGTCTCGCTGAAGGGCGCGGGCCCGGCTGGCCTACCGGTTCGGACGAAGTGA
- the panD gene encoding aspartate 1-decarboxylase, with amino-acid sequence MLRTMLKSKIHRATVTQADLHYVGSVTVDEDLLDAADLLPGEQVAIVDITNGARLETYVIPGERGSGVIGINGAAAHLVHPGDLVILISYGQMDDAEARSYRPRVVHVDADNRVIELGADPAAVAPGMAGDPVPSPLAVSGV; translated from the coding sequence ATGCTGCGGACCATGCTCAAGTCGAAGATCCACCGGGCCACGGTGACCCAGGCCGACCTGCACTACGTCGGTTCGGTGACGGTGGACGAGGACCTGCTCGACGCCGCCGACCTGCTCCCCGGCGAGCAGGTCGCGATCGTGGACATCACCAACGGTGCCCGGCTGGAGACGTACGTGATCCCGGGCGAGCGGGGCAGCGGTGTGATCGGCATCAACGGTGCCGCCGCGCACCTGGTGCACCCCGGTGACCTGGTCATCCTGATCTCGTACGGGCAGATGGACGACGCCGAGGCCCGGTCGTACCGGCCGCGGGTGGTACACGTGGACGCCGACAACCGGGTGATCGAGTTGGGCGCTGACCCGGCTGCGGTGGCGCCCGGCATGGCCGGTGACCCGGTGCCCAGCCCGCTGGCTGTGTCCGGAGTCTGA
- the panC gene encoding pantoate--beta-alanine ligase, with product MTQVVHTRAELAAARAALTGTVGVVMTMGALHSGHETLLRAARKQADHVLVTIFVNPLQFGPNEDFDRYPRTLDADLEVCRRAGADLVFAPSVADMYPDGQPRVRLDPGPLGAELEGASRPGFFHGVLTVVLKLLQLTRPDLAFFGEKDYQQLTLVRRMTRDLDVPVEVVGVPTVREPDGLALSSRNRYLSESERAAALSLSAALRAGGQAADEGLDAKAVLAAAHAAFGAGTPGARLDYLVLTDPELAPGLESGPARLVIAAWVGATRLIDNAAIHLAPRH from the coding sequence GTGACGCAGGTTGTGCACACGCGTGCGGAGTTGGCTGCGGCTCGCGCTGCGCTGACGGGCACGGTCGGTGTGGTGATGACCATGGGTGCGTTGCACTCCGGGCATGAGACGTTGCTGCGTGCGGCCCGGAAGCAGGCCGACCACGTGCTGGTGACGATCTTCGTGAACCCGCTGCAGTTCGGGCCGAACGAGGACTTCGACCGCTACCCGCGCACCCTCGACGCCGACCTTGAGGTGTGCCGGCGGGCGGGCGCAGATCTTGTCTTTGCCCCGTCGGTGGCCGACATGTACCCGGACGGCCAGCCCCGCGTACGCCTCGACCCGGGCCCGCTCGGCGCGGAGTTGGAGGGCGCGAGTCGCCCCGGCTTCTTCCACGGTGTGCTCACCGTCGTGCTGAAGTTGCTCCAGCTCACTCGGCCGGACCTGGCGTTCTTCGGCGAGAAGGACTACCAGCAGCTCACCCTGGTCCGGCGGATGACCCGGGACCTGGACGTGCCGGTCGAGGTGGTCGGCGTGCCGACCGTTCGGGAGCCGGACGGGTTGGCGCTGTCCAGCCGCAACCGGTACCTGAGCGAGTCGGAGCGGGCAGCCGCGCTGAGTCTGTCCGCCGCGCTGCGGGCCGGTGGGCAGGCCGCCGACGAGGGCCTGGACGCGAAGGCGGTGTTGGCCGCCGCGCACGCCGCGTTCGGTGCCGGTACGCCCGGTGCCCGCCTCGACTACCTGGTGCTCACCGATCCCGAGTTGGCACCGGGGTTGGAGTCCGGGCCGGCTCGGCTGGTGATCGCCGCCTGGGTGGGCGCCACCCGGTTGATCGACAACGCGGCGATCCACCTCGCCCCACGCCACTGA